atataaaaaatcataattttttaattaaaattgacTGAAGAATGTAATCAACTATGTAATAAATTGTcattcttaatatatatatatatatattagatacaagcaGTGTGCAatatgtttgtttagttttatttatagaatttattaattatttttattaaatttatattaatgtcatataaatttcaaataaatatcatattttaattaaataatttattatttttgtttaagtttatgtttgttctagtgtTTGAATTTGGGAGAgacaacaatagattatatactatatgtttaatgtaatattaaatattatgcgtgaaatttaaatttaagtttcttgttagtttttaaaaaaaaaaaagtaatttgttgctaattcacagtagattatattatatatttaatataatattattctaacaactgagtttaagtttaattaaattatatttaaattataaaacatacgatcttattatttttaaataattatcattgtaaaatatctcaaaaatatcctattttaatttgtttaattatttattatttttaaataattattattgtataatatctcaaaaatatcttattttaattttttaattatttattttattttatttaagtttaagtatttacaaactaccgttaaatatgataatattatgttaaatataagaatattccgttaaagttaaccttaaaaaaaataaaaaaccgttaaaacaaaaaattttcgttatctacacacttattatatagaaaagatatagataaaagcaacgtgcaatgcacatttatCAGTTTTATTTATaggtaatttattaattatttttattaaatttgtattattgtcatataaattttaaataaataaataatattatatataaaataatgacataaacattttaaaagaaaaattaaaccaaaatattatttatagtttttttaaatatatataatatgttagcatttttaaatataaatgataatttttttaataaaaattagtattatgtattatatattattattataattatattttataatatttaaatttatattactataagtattaaatatctagtcttatattaaatattattataataatattttataatatttgaatttatattaatataattattaaatatctatttttgtattatatattattataattataatattttataacatttgaatttgaatttatattaatataattaataaatatctatttctaTTAGTTTTGAGATATATTcggttaaatatttagaatattaggttaaaattaaccgttaaaaatttaaaattttcattatctacacTTTATACAGAAGAGATATAAAGTAGTAACTTGATGACATATATAGATTtgtaaaggaaaaaaaattgtatttcgatttttacttttaaaaaattaaaataaaaagtatTATAGAAACCATTAAATGCAATGGGATTCTTTAAGTGATGATTAGGGAGGagttttttccaaaaaaatttcTCTTTACCTGACCAAATTCTCTCTGTAGTAAACATATAAATAACAATTATTAACATCCAAATGATTCTCTTCCACCTTAGATAAACATGCATTAAGAGTATAacattatttttttgtaaaaagtaATATATAAGTACATAAAACTCTTTTTAGTAGTGTACATATATATGTAAGGTTTTTTTTTAGTACTCTAGTTCTTATTCTTTATATTAACACCTAAGTTATAGGTGTCAAATTTTTTACTCGGGTTTCCTTAATTTTTATAGATTATATTAATTGGGTATCGAACCTTTCCAAATTATATATGGCTGGATtcctaaatatttttttattttaaaattcacaaaaaaataatgataaattAGTCTATTATACCTAAAATTAAAGGtaataatgattttaaaaatattaaaatttgctATTTTTTCTctaatcaaaaaataaaaattgaactTGTACAATACTTTTACTTTCATCTTAGTTgaaaattttgtattttaattACCAAGTGATAAATTAAGAACAACTTAATTGATTGCCAAATGTTGATTAAGTTGATTGCATGGATTCTAGACTAAATATTGAAACAGTAATAAAAacaactaaaagtaaaaaatCAACACTACTGGAGGATATCCTAGTCAACGAGGTCACGCTATCAGATAAAACTGATTAGTAAATAATCACAAAGTACAAAAATATTGACTTATACAAAAATAAGACTAATTAAATTCTTGTCGCAAGTTATTTTTACAATCTTCACCAACTAATCCAGTTTTGATGAAACACTAACTCTTTTGAAAGCTCTTTTCCTCCCAAAGTGGGTCTTGGACAAATCTTATACCACCTGTTCACAAAGAAAGAGATTTACAAAAGGCATGTGCAATATGAATTACTTGATCTTATACAAATATGCTTCAAAATATGAAAAGTGTTTTTCCCAATATCAAGAACGAAGAAATATGCTTTCTGAAACTTGGGCATGTATTTGTAGCTGTACGTATGGTCATCCAAAACAATCTCTTCTGAAATCTGCAGTCATtaaaaatagataatttctttaaaaaaaaaataagtaacaTAAGAATGCCGCATCCGAGAAAAAAAAACCTACattttaaacaccacccaaaaaAGGCGTGTTAAATTCAATTAGCATTACCACATATTTTGTATGCTGTCTTTTACAATGTAATAACCATAAGAATGTATTTATTTAAAGACGATCATATTATGTACACAAATATCTTGCGACAAGCCAACAGAGAacacctttattttattttttgaaccaCAACGTCCCTGGATGTTAAGTCTATCATTGCATGTGCCATGTGTGGTTTAACACCAAATATATACATAGATATATGAGTATAATTTGGtacaaatataaatttatttttgtgacaattattaatatatttgatATAAACTAGATATATCATCTCATCCATGATACATTGTAGTctcttaataaatatatataattataatattattattttggtaTATTTGGAAGAGAAGGGAAGGGAACGGAAGGGTAAGGTAGGGTCCACGGTAAGGGCTAGTGAGTGATCCCAGAGGTGTGAAAGTTGAGCGGGGAACAGAGGTGTGAAAGTGGAACGGGGAACAGAAATCAGAGAAAGAGCTCCCGTTATAGCaacaagagaaagagaaagagataatcagagagagagagagagagagagggtttgATGGAAAATAAATTGGCTTTCTGACTACTCTCTGAGCCACCCACCCAGAGCTCGAAACAACCCCCTGTTTCGCTCTTTAAAGAAAAACATTTTTATGCAAACCGACAACAACAGTCAATTAAACCCAACTCAACTAGACAGAGATAGATAGCGAGTGAaagaaacataatatttttttatatatatattgaaaagaagaggaaaaaaaatCAACAATAACCCACAAAGCTTATCTCGTaaaagaaatataataaatattttaacaatAGCGATGGTAGTAATTATGAGGGTGTCTCCTTCCTTCCCATCTGTTTGTGGAAATGCCAGCGAGACCTTCCTCTTACTCCGTTCGTCCCGCACGTATCAACCTCTTGCatgtaaaaaaaaagaaagaatagaGTCCTTAGGATTCACGGACTCTTCTGCTACAGTATTCTGAAACCCATGCATTAAAATCAAGtggtgaaaaaatatatatataatattcatGTGTGTTTTGATTGAATGGAGGAGGTGACGAGCATGACGTGGAAGAGGGTTTGGGAGGATACAAAGTCCAGTCCAGCAAAGCTTTTTTGGAAGCAAAACTTGTTTGGTTTAGTGTTGTTTTTGCTGACGTGTGAGGCCTCACCCCTCTCCCTTGCTTCTGGGGTCCACGTCCACCTCAGGAACTCCAGTTGCCCAATCATATGGCCAGAACTGCCACGAGACCCCACCTCTCCCACAAAGTCACCAAGTACTTCCCTTCTTTCCTACTTCTCATACTCTACTACTAGTACTGCTACAACTATTGGTCTGTGTCATACCATTATGCAAAGTAAATGTTGAATCCGTATGCACGTGTGACCGAGTCACTAATTACTATCCCTCCAAGATTCCAAGTGTAGTAGCTAAAATGCCATTTTGGTGAGACCAAGACAGACCTGAAACTTTGCATAAGTGGAACACCCAAAGCCATACTTGGTGGCCTTAATTAGGACAAAAcgggtttatttatttattaccgtaaaaaaaaatgaaatggtgCTTGGGAAACTATATAGgctaaaatacatttaaaaatgaGAAGTAAAGGACCAGAATTGGGGTACAAAACCTGAGCTCAAGGGTTATCATGTTTTGCTTACTGGCCAGTAGTTGCAGTAAAGAAAACGGTACttgatcaatgatgacaaccATTTATCAAGTACTTTTTTAATATTTCACGTAGTATCCTCACGGGACCAAAGAGAGACCGAGCTTAACATAACAGAGAACTCATGATCGTCTTCTTCTTAACTGTGAAATGAGAAAAACGAATTCAAAAATGAAAAAGCCATTCTTtctgatctctctctctctcacacacacaaaCTCTCACTTCTCAGTTTTTCTCTCGTAAAACTACCATTTCATTTATGGGAAATTGAACCCTCTGAAAATTCTGACAATCTGACGTCTCTTTCTCTAAGCcacataaaataacaaaaatattatcATTGAATTGTTGggacaaaaaaaatgaaaagaaaacagGGGagggaaaataaaaaagaaaacgaaTTTGATCCCATTTAGCATAGAGGTATAAACAAATGTTAgagtttccttttcttttttcttttttattaattagttatttcaaaaagaaaaaaaaaaaaagagaatggaAACCCCACCTCTCCCTCTATTTAATACAACCCCGCTCTTCGTATGCGGAGACAACCTATCTATCTCTCTATGTATCTCTGAAGACCAAGAAAACTTTATTTTCCATTCATAAACACATATAGCGAGTTAGGAAGTCAAAGTCTAATAAGAGCGTGTTAGAGTGCTCTCCGTGAGAGTATCTCTTTAGtggaaaaactccattgtaatcCATCAAAACTAGAGTTTTTCGATCATCATCATCAACAAACATCATCATGTGTAATCCTACTACTACTTCCTCAACAACCAACGAAACAGAGCATAAACAGCCGCAAACCCATCTATATCGTGTCCTTTTATCCCTACCCAACACCATTaaagatcaagaaaagaccaCCGCAAAAGCTGATGATGACCACCACCACAAAGAATCAAACTACGCTCTAAACAGCTTCACATCTGACATAATCTCCGAAGCCAAATCCCTCTTCAGCTTGGGCTTCCCTATTGCCTTGACAGCTCTCATTCTCTACTCCCGCTCAATCATCTCCATGCTCTTTCTTGGTCACCTCGGCGACTTCCAACTCGCCGCCGGCTCCCTCGCCATCGCCTTTGCAAACATCACAGGTTACTCTGTTTTATCGGGTCTAGCTTTGGGCATGGAGCCCCTATGCTCCCAGGCCTTCGGGGCCCAACGTCCGAAACTCCTTTCCATTACCCTTCACCGCTCTATCATCTTCCTCCTGGTTTCGTCCTTACCCATTTCGCTTCTGTGGATCAACATGTCAAGAATCCTCTTCTGTTTAAACCAGGACCCCAGTATCACAAATATGGCTCATACGTACCTTCTCTTCTCACTCCCTGACCTCTTCACCAACTCTTTTATACACCCAATCCGCATTTACCTTCGCTCCCAGGGGATCACCGTCCCGCTCACCCTAGCATCCCTCGCCGGGACACTTTTCCACTTCCCACTCAACTTCCTGCTCGTGACTCGACTTGGGTTCGGAGTAGCCGGCGTCGCGGCCGCTTCATCTGCGGCTAACCTTTTCGTACTCCTCTGCCTCGTCGCCTACGTCTGGTGGGATTCTCGATTGCTCGAGCCGGCATGGTCCGCTCCAAGCCGCGAGTGCTTGACGGGCTGGAAGCCTCTTCTCCGGTTAGCTGCCCCGAGCTGTGTCTCCGTTTGCTTGGAGTGGTggtggtacgagatcatgatcGTGTTGTGTGGATTTTTAGCGGACCCCAAATCAACGGTCGCCTCGATGGGTGTGCTCATCCAAACGACGTCGTTGATCTACGTGTTCCCGTCGTCGCTCGGGTTCGCGGTATCGACCCGGGTTGGGAACGAACTCGGGGCGAACCGCCCACACCGAGCCAAGCTATCAGCTGCGGTGGCGGTGTTGTTGGCATTTGTGACAGGCCTATCAGCGATGAGTTTCGCTTACGGGATGAAGGACACGTGGGGCAGGATGTTCACGAGTGACGCTGAGATCCTACGGCTGACGTCGTCTGCTCTGCCAATCCTAGGGCTCTGCGAGCTTGGCAACTGTCCGCAGACGGTGGGGTGTGGGGTCCTGAGGGGGAGTGCGCGTCCCTGCAACGCGGCAAACGTGAACGTTAGCGCATTCTATCTGGTGGGCATGCCCGTAGCGATTGGGCTAAGTTTTTGGGTCGGAATTGGGTTTTGTGGGCTCTGGGTGGGCTTGTTATCGGCCCAAATATGTTGTGCTGGGCTTATGCTGTATGTTGTTGGGACCACAGACTGGGATTTCCAAGCTAAGAGGGCCCAAATGCTAACATGCGCCGGTTGTGAAGATAACATACTACCTAGTATCGATTGCAAGGGTGATGAGGAACCATTAATTTGCATTGTGGTGACTTGATCAAAATAACCCAACAACAACAACCCAAATCAGTAACCCAATATGTAACTTTTTTTCCCTAGTTTTtccttaacatttttttttaatttaatttcactGTGATTGTTTATTACCATtgactttttttctttcttttaaggAGGATAACTGAGACATTTTTGTTTTGTCTTAATCGTGTGATTGTTAAAACCTTTCGCTATACTATTCATCTCAAAGTGCTTCCACAAACTATATTCGAAAGTTGGAGTGCTAATATAAATAACCCTTAATTAAATTCTTCATATCGAACTATATTGAGATAGATATGGTCATTAATGAAATTCAGAGTGTCATGATCACCTTTTCTCTTTCAAAAAAAACCCAACTGTAATTACTTGGAAGAATATAAGTGGACtcatatctatatatattaaatatccAACTAAAACCACTAGTAGAATCCATATTAATTGGGTTTGACAGGGCAATAATAATATGACATTTTGATCATTGAATTGGGGCAGAATAGTAAAACTGGGAAATGTCTCGGAGATTCGGACATGTTTGATCTTTTTCTTTCATGTTTTGGTTGGGTAGGCAAAGCTCGTTTGCTAAAAAGTATCCTCTCAAAGCCAATGAGAGGGTGCCACGTGGTACCACTGAAATCCCTATCACGTCAGATCATCAGGTCAGGCTCAACACAggagaaaaatagagagagagagactttatatacatatatttatattgtgAGTCTAATAATTGGGGGATAACAACATGGTCCAGTTGGGCAAGCGACGCAGACGCAATTGGTGCTCATCAATCTTTGATCAacttatctttttcttctttGGATATGTAGTCATTTTTGCTTGTATGACACGGACTtgtttgatgaaaaaaaaaatagtggtaCTCATCAAAATGGTGGCGGTGTGACAAGgataacatatcatacatataaaaataaatacatgaaaGAGACTTCAATAGCGATGGTGATGGCGATCACAATTCgtttcaattattattattgttttttttaaaagaaaatttattatataataataccaGTTGTGATATTGATTTGCGGCTAGAAAATAAAGTAGTATTCTAGTAGTGTGGTAATTCGATCTACAATTTCTTCCAGTGGGTGAATCTTTTAGGTTTTGAAGTTGGAATCTCTGTACAGTCATAAAAAATAAAGGTGATTTCATCATATGGGTTATGCTAGCTATATAATTAGGTAAGGGGATTAATTAGCTAGTAGGAAAAATATCTCTGTTGAAAAGGGGTAACTTTCTAGGGTATAATGGGGGTGGTGGGAAAGAAGAAGGAGGGGTGCACATGGGATGATTtgatcttatttatatatatgaaatgaaCAACGTCATTAATGGGTTAATTTTAACATGTATTTGCCTTGTAGTTAGGGGACCAACTTAGTAATAaaccttcttttcttctttttggccGGTTTCCAACAGATTAGTCAGATCACAACCACCATTACTTATAATTCGTCCTAATATACATGTGATATTGGAAAGTAGAAAcacacccaaaaaaaaaaacaatattaaaaatatttcGTTACACACTTTAATTTAATCTGTCTAAATGCTTCTTCTTTTTTAATACCAGGTAACTTTATTACATAGTATATCTTaattgatgtatatatatatatatcaattgtAGGCCTACTTACTGTGAAAATTATTACTTACATATAAGCACGTTCATAAAAGTACAAGGTTCATGAAATC
This genomic interval from Humulus lupulus chromosome 8, drHumLupu1.1, whole genome shotgun sequence contains the following:
- the LOC133797125 gene encoding protein DETOXIFICATION 51-like; this encodes MCNPTTTSSTTNETEHKQPQTHLYRVLLSLPNTIKDQEKTTAKADDDHHHKESNYALNSFTSDIISEAKSLFSLGFPIALTALILYSRSIISMLFLGHLGDFQLAAGSLAIAFANITGYSVLSGLALGMEPLCSQAFGAQRPKLLSITLHRSIIFLLVSSLPISLLWINMSRILFCLNQDPSITNMAHTYLLFSLPDLFTNSFIHPIRIYLRSQGITVPLTLASLAGTLFHFPLNFLLVTRLGFGVAGVAAASSAANLFVLLCLVAYVWWDSRLLEPAWSAPSRECLTGWKPLLRLAAPSCVSVCLEWWWYEIMIVLCGFLADPKSTVASMGVLIQTTSLIYVFPSSLGFAVSTRVGNELGANRPHRAKLSAAVAVLLAFVTGLSAMSFAYGMKDTWGRMFTSDAEILRLTSSALPILGLCELGNCPQTVGCGVLRGSARPCNAANVNVSAFYLVGMPVAIGLSFWVGIGFCGLWVGLLSAQICCAGLMLYVVGTTDWDFQAKRAQMLTCAGCEDNILPSIDCKGDEEPLICIVVT